The genomic window tgatggtgggggaagatgctggccagacctggcaggcccaaacgtattgtgagggtctactGGGAACATctagcagaatcccctgtcataaagagtttcaacaccaacCTCCAGCagtacttctcccttgtcccgggtagGTGGGGAACACTGAGtctgagtgggccatgttccgcacctccattgttgaggcggccgatcggagctatgGCCGTAAGGtgtttggtgcctgtcgtggccgcaatccccgaacccgctggtggacaccagcggtaagggatgccgtcaagctgaagaaggaggcctatcgggcctttttggcctgtgggactccggacgcagctgacaggtaccggctggccaagcggacagcGGCTtcagcggtcgccgaggcaaaaactcggacatgggaggagttcggtgaggccatggaaaacgacttccggacggcttcgaggaaattctggtccaccatccggcgtctgaggagaggacaaCAGTCCCTCTCCACGGGTTCTGACAAtagtcagaacccgtccccccacccgaaggcggagggatgctaccctctcgtctaccggggtaaaccccaacgtacaggcaccaagccggggggcaataagtatgcccacacctgctcggcgtctCTCactgtgggcaactccagagtggaagagagtccaacccctctcgagaggattggtgccagaacccaagctgtgtgtggaggagagtccgactatatctagtcggaacttctctgcctcacacaccagctcaggctcctttcctgccagagaggtgacattccatgtcccaatagttagcttctgcagctgggggttggaccgccaaggcccccgcctttggctgctgcccaactctctgcgcacccgacccctttggcccctcccacaggtggtgagcccatgggaaggggaacccctgttgccttttcgggctgtgcccggccgggccccatggggacaggcccggccaccagacgcttgctttcgagccccacctccaggcctggctccagaggggggccccggtaacccgcgtccgggcaagggaaacctgAGTCCATTAATATtattcatcataaggggtcttgtgagtcatgctttgtctggcccctcacctaggacctgtttgccatgggtgaccctgccaggggcttaaagccccagacaacatagctcctaggatcattgggacacgcaaacccctccaccacgataaggtgatgactcacggagtccttttttttaattaaaaaaaaaataatgataaaagaATAAacattattgaaaaatataatacataCTGCATTTccctttttgaaattaaaaatgtaaatcaaaaaaatatacacatttttaaaattaaaataaaagataattatttagaaaaataaaattaagtggATATTTACCTTTTATTAAAtgcaaaatgacaaacattttgtgctgcaacgattaatcgattaatttgactaattttattataaaaaaagattcgaattaaattttgcttaattaaagtggtgttgtaatggtttgttttaaaagtgtttgcatttagttctattaatttgggtggatacactgccctctggtggcaacagtgaataggacATGACTCAttcaacatggctgaatccagctgctccctgataagaccaacgtaagctaaatttttgtttgaactatttttttttctttttcttaatgcattcgtaatttagtttattggtatatttacccattttttgtgggaatatgtgtttgaaccatttgttaagagcattgtaaggaaaaaaaaaaaaatcagcatttTATAGgattttaagctagcggacttttgctatgtaagctagccagttgttcttttgttgtacttagatcctcatttatttattttttgataccgttttaggctcagctcaggtgttttacttttttatgttccttatctaaTTACTCGTTTATTCGAAAtaactagtttatcgattaattgactacgaaaataatcgatagctgcagccctataaaaattaaaaataaatcacaaaaaAGGATGATGAAAATATACTTGCTGTCATTGTCGGCGATCGTTcgttcgctgccagcctctccgttcaaatggattggttgtCCACTAGCAACAAACTAATTTAAGTTCAAAACACATGCAggagaacaaaaacaaaaacaaaaaaaaacatgattggacgtgtatcgtcgtcaaaggcagccaacgactataataaaaaatttaaaaaatatatacagaaaaCAACCGAATATTTGCTATGAAGAGATATACCATCCAAGGTTTCAACCACATACATTATCTTCCAGGACAGTAGGCGGCGCTATACAATTCATTTGACACTAGCAAGTGACACTCGCAGGGTTCCGGAAAGCATAACCTACGGCTACATAGCACACGACAGGACGTGTCCGacataaaacaaagaaaaaccagATATGTCTGGACTTTTGCGAACCGTCGCTCACCGTGCTGTTCCCCTTTTGCGGGGACACACGGTTTGTCAGCGGGCGAATGTCTACACTAGACCCGCCAAGGAAAAGATAGGCGCTGTGGTAAGCTAACTACTAGCATGTAGCCTAAACTGTCCTTGACTGACGAGGTCACAATTATTGTTATTTGAACGCAATTAGCTTTAAAACGTGtatcaatatttttttcctgacaAAGTTGCTGTATTGTATTCATATAGTTCTATTTAATTTTGGGATTGAATTTAGACCAAAGATAATAAAACCCGTGCAAGTCGCTGCTCTTTCCAGGTGTGTCGATTgaaattttaatatttaatgaaattaaaaacaaacatcaCAGATGGAAAAAGGCAATCATAATTTACAAATTGATACCAACACCGTATAATTCCGTTGACAAGTACAACGGAACACTCTTTTTATTACCTAATATTTGCGTGCCAAAATTAAGAACGTCTACATGTTTCATTTTATTGCTTCCTTATTTGTAGATATATATCACTAAAACCTTCATAATGAATTTAATTGTCTCCAACAGTTTGTAAATGTatgtattagtgctgtcaaacgattaaaatgtttaatcgagttaattacagcttaaaaattaatgactcgaaattaatcgcaattcagaccattaataaaatatgccatatttttctgtaaattattgttggaatggaaagataagacacaagacggatatatacatttaacatacggtacataagtactgtatttgtttattataacaataaatcaacaagatggcattaacgttattaacattctatcaaagggatccatggatagacttgtagttcttaaaagataaatgttagtacaagttatagaaattttataataaaacccctcttaatgttttcgttttaataaaatttgtaaaattttcaatcaaaaaataaactagtagctcgccattgttgatgtcaataattacacaatgttcatggtgctgaaacccataaaatcagtcgcacccaagcgccagcagagggcgacaaaacacccaaagacacaagtaacaagtggacatcacactgtgctgtcattttaatgtgtttgagcggggcatgtgcgttaaatgcgtcaaatattttaacgtgattaatttaaaaaattaattaccgcccgttaatgtgataattttgacagccctagtatgtatatattttaactttGACTCTTTGAGTGCCCTTGACGATGATGGACATGTGGTTGATTTCATCCTGAATTGAAATGGAaagtttatcactaatagacgtATATCGCCACCAATAGCAGTTTAtgagttagaaaaaaaaaatacagcatattttttttaaacctgaaaGACTGTAAAACAAAATCTGCCGGGCATAAAAGCATGACTCATAGTTGACATCTATTTCTTTTTGGCACCAGGAAACCGTCATTGGTTTGACGCTTTTCTCCCTGGCCATCCTGGGGCCATCTGGATGGATTCTGGCCCATCTTGAGGACTACAGAAAGAA from Corythoichthys intestinalis isolate RoL2023-P3 chromosome 15, ASM3026506v1, whole genome shotgun sequence includes these protein-coding regions:
- the LOC130931297 gene encoding cytochrome c oxidase subunit 8A, mitochondrial-like, with translation MSGLLRTVAHRAVPLLRGHTVCQRANVYTRPAKEKIGAVETVIGLTLFSLAILGPSGWILAHLEDYRKKE